In the Arthrobacter zhaoxinii genome, one interval contains:
- a CDS encoding CinA family protein, producing the protein MSSAPAAVLAEEVLAAARRAGQTVATAESLTAGMLCAELGSVPGASSVLQGGVVAYQNGVKLSVLGVPAELLAEAGSVDGRVAEQMAAGARRVLGADVGVSTTGAAGPQAHDGKPVGTVFVGIATAEGTSSREFRFTGDRTAIRSAACSEALSMLAAALKVR; encoded by the coding sequence ATGAGCTCTGCGCCGGCTGCCGTCCTCGCTGAAGAGGTCCTTGCCGCTGCCCGCCGGGCGGGGCAGACCGTAGCCACCGCCGAGTCGCTCACCGCCGGCATGCTCTGCGCCGAACTCGGGTCCGTCCCGGGCGCGTCGTCGGTTTTGCAGGGGGGAGTGGTTGCGTACCAAAATGGAGTCAAGCTTTCCGTCCTCGGGGTCCCGGCGGAGCTCCTGGCCGAAGCCGGATCCGTCGACGGGAGGGTTGCCGAGCAGATGGCAGCCGGCGCGCGGCGTGTGCTTGGCGCCGACGTCGGGGTGTCCACAACCGGCGCCGCCGGGCCGCAGGCCCACGACGGCAAACCGGTGGGGACTGTGTTCGTGGGGATCGCTACCGCCGAAGGGACCTCCTCCCGGGAGTTCCGGTTTACGGGCGACCGCACGGCCATCCGGTCGGCGGCGTGCAGTGAAGCACTCTCCATGCTGGCGGCCGCGTTGAAAGTCCGTTAG
- a CDS encoding CDP-alcohol phosphatidyltransferase family protein, whose translation MVPLFVWFLASDDGRDGLFRWLAVATFAVAIYTDKLDGDIARSRGLITDFGKIADPIADKLLIGSALVMLSLLGELWWWVTIVILVRELGITLMRFVVIRYGVMAASRGGKLKTVVQTFAIFVFLLPLTAWLGAWAWWIGAVFMAAALVITVVTGVDYVLQAVKLRRVGKRA comes from the coding sequence ATGGTTCCGCTCTTTGTCTGGTTCCTTGCGTCCGACGACGGCCGTGACGGTTTGTTCCGCTGGCTCGCCGTGGCCACATTCGCCGTCGCCATCTATACCGACAAGCTCGACGGCGATATTGCCCGCAGCCGGGGGCTGATTACCGACTTCGGCAAGATCGCCGATCCGATCGCGGACAAGCTGCTCATCGGGTCTGCCCTGGTGATGCTGTCGCTGCTGGGCGAGCTGTGGTGGTGGGTCACCATCGTGATCCTCGTCCGTGAACTCGGCATCACCCTGATGCGCTTCGTGGTGATCCGGTACGGCGTTATGGCCGCCTCGCGCGGCGGCAAGCTCAAGACCGTGGTCCAGACCTTTGCCATCTTCGTGTTCCTGCTTCCGCTGACCGCCTGGCTGGGTGCCTGGGCCTGGTGGATCGGCGCCGTCTTTATGGCCGCTGCGCTCGTGATCACCGTCGTCACCGGCGTCGACTACGTCCTGCAGGCCGTGAAGCTGCGCCGCGTCGGCAAGCGTGCATGA
- a CDS encoding MarR family winged helix-turn-helix transcriptional regulator, giving the protein MTETSGPAGVPAGGTSPDPAPSAAPDGAAPDGAAPAGGAPPMPTPAPPPDKDTAIEDLEQELSVLWRRARASSHRIAREVHPDMEPSAYGLMVLLHQQGAMRLTDLAAAVGVGKPSLSRQIGMLQALGLVEKHTDPVDGRAQPINLTAVGTARLEGTAAARKERSRQTWAGWEPEELQTLVGLLHKLNASVRPAGEVEELPGSEETRPD; this is encoded by the coding sequence ATGACCGAGACATCCGGTCCCGCCGGCGTCCCCGCGGGCGGCACTTCCCCAGACCCTGCTCCGTCCGCCGCCCCTGACGGGGCCGCCCCCGACGGCGCCGCCCCCGCCGGCGGCGCGCCCCCGATGCCGACACCGGCGCCGCCCCCGGATAAGGACACGGCCATCGAAGACCTGGAACAGGAACTCAGCGTGCTGTGGCGCCGGGCCCGGGCCAGCTCCCACCGGATCGCCCGGGAGGTCCACCCCGATATGGAACCCTCCGCATACGGCCTGATGGTTCTGCTCCATCAGCAGGGTGCAATGCGCCTGACGGACCTCGCCGCAGCGGTAGGCGTGGGCAAGCCCTCGCTGAGCCGGCAGATCGGGATGCTGCAGGCACTGGGGCTGGTGGAAAAGCACACGGACCCGGTGGACGGACGTGCACAGCCGATCAATCTCACGGCAGTAGGCACCGCCCGTCTGGAGGGCACCGCCGCCGCACGCAAGGAACGCTCCCGGCAGACCTGGGCAGGCTGGGAACCGGAAGAGCTGCAGACACTGGTCGGGCTGCTGCACAAACTCAATGCCTCCGTCCGGCCGGCCGGGGAAGTGGAAGAGCTACCCGGTTCCGAGGAAACCCGGCCGGACTGA
- a CDS encoding aggregation-promoting factor C-terminal-like domain-containing protein: MSSPNFSRRDLTRIRRARRRSRRLRLGAATALGSLAAAGVCGASLGTAGANLRATAGIQLVNLADPLLAGYDSAADPAVSSADGPDIDAAAEPLAEPGTEESEVQAAAKDTGTAAEAAAKGADAAAAAADVAAAAAARKQAEAEAAAQQAAEEAAARAAVPVDDPAAAKAYAAAALPARGWEAAQLTCLDKLWTKESEWLTSAVNPDSGAYGIAQSLPAEKMAVAGDDWKVSYSTQINWGLDYIASRYGSPCTALNFHYANNWY, translated from the coding sequence GTGAGCTCACCTAACTTCTCCCGACGCGACCTAACCCGCATCCGACGAGCCCGGCGACGCAGCCGGCGGCTTCGCCTGGGCGCCGCAACAGCTCTCGGTTCGCTTGCCGCGGCGGGAGTATGCGGAGCGTCGCTGGGCACTGCCGGAGCCAACCTGCGTGCCACTGCCGGCATCCAGCTGGTGAACCTTGCCGATCCACTCCTTGCCGGATATGACTCCGCTGCAGACCCGGCAGTTTCATCGGCGGACGGGCCGGATATCGACGCGGCGGCGGAGCCGCTGGCAGAGCCCGGGACGGAGGAGTCCGAGGTGCAGGCAGCAGCGAAGGATACCGGGACAGCCGCCGAGGCAGCGGCGAAGGGTGCCGATGCAGCCGCCGCAGCCGCTGACGTGGCCGCTGCTGCTGCCGCCCGGAAGCAGGCTGAGGCTGAGGCTGCCGCGCAGCAGGCCGCGGAGGAAGCTGCGGCCCGGGCAGCAGTTCCCGTGGACGACCCGGCTGCGGCCAAGGCCTACGCCGCTGCGGCCCTGCCCGCCCGCGGTTGGGAAGCAGCCCAGCTCACCTGTCTGGACAAGCTCTGGACCAAGGAATCGGAATGGCTGACCAGCGCCGTCAATCCCGACAGCGGCGCGTACGGAATTGCGCAGTCGCTGCCTGCCGAGAAGATGGCGGTTGCCGGGGACGACTGGAAGGTCAGCTATTCGACGCAGATCAACTGGGGCCTGGACTACATCGCCTCCCGCTACGGCAGCCCCTGCACTGCACTCAATTTCCACTACGCCAATAACTGGTACTAA
- a CDS encoding helix-turn-helix domain-containing protein encodes MVKQPVSVNGVIRWRDVGLAEDAHREPKERKMVVLRHEIGDVLRDVRQRQGRTLREVSHSARVSLGYLSEVERGQKEASSELLSSICTALDVPLSLMLREVSDRVANAEGVAIPDTVPTEFSREFAREFPEDLARDLARTS; translated from the coding sequence ATGGTTAAGCAACCCGTATCCGTGAACGGCGTGATCCGCTGGCGGGATGTAGGGTTGGCGGAAGACGCACACCGGGAGCCTAAGGAGCGCAAGATGGTAGTTCTTCGTCACGAGATTGGTGATGTTCTCCGCGACGTGCGCCAGCGCCAGGGCCGGACCCTGCGCGAGGTGTCGCACAGCGCCCGTGTTTCTCTCGGCTACCTCAGCGAGGTTGAGCGCGGACAGAAGGAAGCCTCTTCGGAACTTCTGTCGTCAATCTGCACGGCCCTCGATGTGCCCCTGTCCCTGATGCTTCGAGAGGTCAGCGACCGGGTGGCAAACGCTGAAGGCGTTGCCATTCCAGATACCGTACCGACGGAGTTTTCCCGGGAGTTCGCCCGCGAATTCCCCGAAGACCTGGCACGGGACCTGGCCCGCACATCCTAG
- the recA gene encoding recombinase RecA — MAAPADRAKALEAALAQIDKQYGKGSIMRLGDEVRAPAETISTSSVALDVALGIGGLPRGRVVEIYGPESSGKTTLALHVVANAQKNGGIAAFIDAEHALDPIYAAKLGVDTDSLLVSQPDTGEQALEIMDMLIGSGSVDVVVIDSVAALVPRAEIEGDMGDSHVGLQARLMSQALRKIAGRLSHTNTTAIFINQLREKIGVFFGSPETTTGGKALKFYASVRIDVRRIETLKEGTNPVGNRTRAKIVKNKMAPPFKQAEFDIMYGVGISREGGLIDMGVEHGLVKKSGAWFTYDGDQLGQGKENSRNFLKDNPDLADELERRIREKLGIGVPAAEEPAAPKLKAVGKDS, encoded by the coding sequence ATGGCTGCTCCAGCCGACCGCGCAAAAGCCCTAGAGGCAGCGCTGGCCCAGATTGACAAGCAATACGGCAAGGGCTCGATCATGCGCCTGGGTGATGAAGTACGCGCCCCCGCCGAGACCATTTCCACCAGCTCCGTCGCGTTGGATGTGGCGCTGGGCATCGGCGGCCTGCCGCGCGGACGCGTGGTGGAGATCTACGGACCGGAATCCTCCGGTAAGACCACCCTGGCGCTCCACGTCGTCGCCAATGCGCAGAAGAACGGCGGCATCGCTGCGTTCATCGACGCCGAGCACGCCCTGGATCCCATCTACGCGGCCAAGCTCGGCGTGGATACGGACTCCCTGCTGGTTTCACAGCCGGACACCGGTGAGCAGGCCCTGGAAATCATGGACATGCTGATCGGATCCGGGTCGGTCGACGTCGTCGTCATTGACTCCGTTGCCGCACTTGTTCCGCGTGCCGAAATCGAAGGCGACATGGGCGACAGCCACGTCGGCCTGCAGGCCCGCCTGATGAGCCAGGCCCTGCGAAAGATCGCCGGACGCCTGAGCCACACGAACACCACCGCCATCTTCATCAACCAGCTGCGTGAAAAGATCGGCGTCTTCTTCGGCAGCCCGGAGACCACCACCGGCGGCAAGGCACTGAAGTTCTACGCTTCGGTCCGCATCGACGTCCGCCGCATTGAGACGCTGAAGGAAGGCACCAACCCGGTTGGTAACCGCACGCGTGCCAAGATCGTCAAGAACAAGATGGCTCCGCCCTTCAAGCAGGCCGAGTTCGACATCATGTACGGCGTCGGCATTTCACGCGAGGGCGGACTGATTGACATGGGCGTGGAACACGGCCTGGTCAAGAAGTCCGGTGCCTGGTTCACCTATGACGGTGACCAGCTGGGCCAGGGCAAGGAGAACTCCCGTAACTTCCTGAAGGACAATCCCGATCTTGCGGACGAGCTGGAACGCCGTATCCGCGAAAAGCTCGGAATCGGTGTTCCTGCCGCTGAAGAGCCGGCAGCACCCAAGCTGAAGGCAGTCGGAAAGGACTCCTAG
- a CDS encoding regulatory protein RecX, translating to MDTSQQETLAELKRRLADIAAGTADAEAADSGTDARSARKERAAAGEAGDGTGAARPSRRRRTAAKTPDAFKEDGFGEEAPADEPWAEAAVGEETSGRKRGGKKPGRQWGRQGSDREEPDPQSPDQEPEPLSPEEAYAEAKAIVLRQLTASPKSRRQLETKLAEREIPPDAAAAVLDRFEEVQLVDDAEFARLWVRSRSQSKSLARGALRRELTEKGIAPDLADEALEQLSADDELEAARSLARKKLQASADLSDRSVRDKQTRRLVGMLARKGYSPSLGFRVAAEVISEVRDTRSDSV from the coding sequence ATGGATACCTCCCAGCAAGAGACCCTCGCCGAGCTGAAACGCCGGCTCGCCGATATCGCCGCGGGAACAGCGGACGCTGAAGCCGCCGACTCGGGGACGGATGCGCGCAGCGCCCGCAAGGAACGCGCCGCCGCGGGAGAGGCAGGGGACGGCACCGGTGCCGCCAGGCCGTCCCGCCGCAGGAGGACGGCCGCCAAGACACCCGACGCCTTCAAAGAGGACGGGTTCGGCGAGGAAGCGCCCGCCGACGAGCCGTGGGCGGAAGCGGCCGTAGGCGAGGAGACGTCCGGCCGGAAACGGGGCGGAAAAAAACCCGGCAGGCAGTGGGGCCGGCAGGGTTCGGACCGGGAAGAGCCGGATCCGCAGAGCCCGGACCAGGAGCCTGAGCCGCTGTCGCCCGAGGAAGCCTATGCGGAGGCGAAGGCTATCGTCCTGCGTCAGCTCACAGCGTCTCCCAAGAGCCGCCGACAGCTCGAAACCAAGCTTGCGGAGCGGGAGATTCCGCCCGACGCCGCGGCTGCGGTCCTTGACCGTTTCGAGGAAGTACAGCTCGTGGATGATGCCGAGTTTGCCCGGCTGTGGGTCCGCAGCCGGTCGCAGAGCAAGTCACTGGCCCGCGGAGCCCTTCGCCGGGAGCTGACGGAAAAGGGTATTGCGCCTGACCTCGCCGACGAGGCCCTGGAGCAGCTGAGCGCCGACGACGAGCTGGAAGCCGCCCGCTCCCTGGCCCGGAAAAAGCTCCAGGCATCTGCCGACCTATCCGACCGCAGCGTCCGGGACAAACAAACCCGCAGGCTGGTGGGGATGCTCGCCCGGAAGGGCTATTCGCCGTCACTGGGCTTTCGGGTGGCGGCCGAAGTGATCAGCGAAGTGCGGGACACCCGGAGCGATTCGGTCTAG
- a CDS encoding DUF3046 domain-containing protein, producing the protein MRISDFWRLMDDEFGAAYSRVLAADLVLGQLGGVTASQALDKGVEPKSVWLAVCDIQDVPAERRLGRDVKPKAD; encoded by the coding sequence GTGCGTATCAGTGATTTCTGGCGGCTTATGGATGATGAGTTCGGTGCGGCCTATTCGCGGGTCCTGGCTGCGGATCTGGTCCTTGGCCAGCTCGGCGGCGTCACCGCTTCGCAGGCCCTGGACAAGGGCGTGGAGCCAAAATCCGTCTGGCTGGCGGTGTGCGACATCCAGGATGTCCCCGCGGAACGCCGGCTGGGCCGGGACGTCAAGCCCAAGGCTGACTAG
- a CDS encoding FtsK/SpoIIIE family DNA translocase, whose amino-acid sequence MATRTSPAARSGASGRTPARNSGGSSSKTSGKSGARGGSGGRGTSVSQQAPPDQLPLPLRAVESAWMGISRLAGAGVRKLGTDVSPEREVRRDGTGFFLILLALAVATVEWWALRGPVADVIHAGAAGTFGWMAVVLPFMLTTGAVRLFRYPERHRANSRISIGLVIMLFAGAGITHIAGGSPALSDGFDRLWASGGIVGFLVAGPLSAALTTWPVLALLSFLVFVSVLITTATPFRHIPLRLRAMYEHLMGQDLAPDDPEAHDQSYLYGAPKPEKVRKPRKSRREKEAEAAAAQEGFAGDEAFERALLQDEEDEAAAAAAAAPAVPPGVRRPTQSELATQKIRRNQGLPVDGGTDSAEPPTEAISTVPGATEVLNLAAVPPVAPVPSRPVQPVPPATPIPQRTEQLQLSGDITYTLPPSDFLPPGPPAKERSEANDAVVAALTHTLEQFNVDAKVTGFSRGPTVTRYEIELGEGTKVERVTALSKNIAYAVASSDVRILSPIPGKSAIGIEIPNADKEVVALGDVLRSNSARKTEHPMVMGVGKDVEGGFVVANLAKMPHLLVAGATGAGKSSFVNSMITSILMRSTPDEVRMVMVDPKRVELTAYEGVPHLITPIITNPKKAAEALQWVVREMDTRYDDLANFGFKHIDDFNKAVRNGKVVPPAGSKRVIRAYPYLLVIVDELADLMMVAPRDVEDSIVRITQLARAAGIHLVLATQRPSVDVVTGLIKANVPSRMAFATSSVTDSRVVLDQPGAEKLLGQGDALFLPMGSNKPIRVQGAWVTESEIHRVVEHVKGQLQAVYREDVAVTAPKKQIDDDIGDDLDVLLQATELVVTTQFGSTSMLQRKLRVGFAKAGRLMDLLESRGVVGPSEGSKARDVLVKPDDLAATLAAISGGDAPAPSGGAGAAALADNANANHGFDPTGPVDLVAADLDSRPQVEDYHDDAEDPDGSEDAWNLTGR is encoded by the coding sequence ATGGCGACTCGTACTTCCCCTGCCGCACGCAGCGGTGCCTCCGGCCGGACTCCGGCCCGGAACTCCGGCGGCAGCTCCAGCAAGACATCAGGCAAGTCCGGCGCGCGCGGCGGATCCGGAGGCCGGGGAACCTCCGTGTCGCAGCAGGCGCCCCCGGACCAGCTGCCCCTGCCGCTGCGCGCGGTGGAGAGCGCCTGGATGGGTATTTCCCGCCTCGCGGGAGCCGGCGTCCGCAAGCTCGGCACCGACGTTTCCCCGGAGCGGGAAGTCCGCCGTGACGGCACCGGTTTCTTCCTGATCCTCCTCGCCCTCGCGGTTGCCACCGTGGAGTGGTGGGCCCTGCGCGGTCCCGTTGCCGACGTTATCCATGCCGGCGCGGCAGGCACCTTCGGCTGGATGGCGGTGGTCCTGCCCTTCATGCTCACCACCGGCGCCGTCCGCCTGTTCCGCTACCCGGAGCGCCACCGGGCCAACAGCAGGATCAGCATCGGCCTGGTAATCATGCTGTTTGCCGGCGCCGGGATCACCCACATTGCCGGTGGGTCACCGGCGTTGTCGGACGGCTTCGACCGGCTCTGGGCCTCCGGCGGCATTGTCGGCTTCCTGGTTGCAGGTCCGCTGTCCGCAGCACTCACCACCTGGCCGGTCCTGGCTCTCCTGTCCTTCCTGGTGTTCGTGAGTGTCCTGATCACCACCGCCACGCCGTTCCGCCACATTCCGCTGCGCCTTCGCGCGATGTACGAACACCTGATGGGCCAGGACCTCGCCCCCGACGATCCCGAAGCGCACGACCAGAGCTACCTCTACGGCGCACCGAAGCCGGAAAAGGTCCGGAAGCCGCGCAAGAGCCGCCGCGAGAAGGAAGCCGAGGCAGCCGCCGCGCAGGAGGGCTTTGCCGGCGACGAAGCCTTCGAACGCGCCCTGCTGCAGGACGAGGAAGATGAGGCAGCCGCCGCTGCCGCGGCTGCGCCGGCCGTACCTCCGGGAGTCCGGCGCCCCACGCAGTCCGAACTGGCCACGCAGAAGATCCGCCGCAACCAGGGCCTGCCGGTCGACGGCGGCACGGACTCCGCCGAGCCGCCCACCGAGGCCATCAGCACGGTCCCCGGCGCCACCGAGGTCCTGAACCTGGCCGCGGTGCCGCCGGTTGCCCCCGTGCCGTCCCGGCCGGTCCAGCCGGTACCCCCGGCCACTCCCATCCCGCAGCGCACCGAGCAGCTGCAGCTCTCCGGCGACATCACCTATACGCTGCCGCCGTCGGACTTCCTGCCCCCGGGACCGCCGGCAAAGGAGCGCTCCGAAGCCAACGACGCCGTCGTCGCCGCCCTGACGCACACGCTCGAGCAGTTCAACGTGGACGCCAAGGTCACCGGGTTCTCCCGCGGACCGACGGTCACCCGCTACGAGATCGAACTCGGCGAAGGCACCAAGGTGGAACGCGTCACGGCGCTGTCCAAGAACATTGCCTACGCCGTGGCCAGCTCCGACGTACGCATCCTGTCGCCCATCCCGGGCAAGTCCGCCATCGGCATCGAGATCCCGAACGCGGACAAGGAAGTTGTGGCCCTGGGCGACGTCCTGCGGTCCAACTCCGCACGGAAGACCGAGCACCCCATGGTGATGGGCGTCGGCAAGGACGTCGAGGGCGGCTTCGTCGTGGCCAACCTGGCCAAGATGCCCCACCTGCTGGTGGCCGGCGCCACCGGCGCGGGCAAGTCCTCCTTCGTGAACTCGATGATCACCTCCATCCTGATGCGCTCCACACCGGACGAGGTGCGCATGGTGATGGTGGACCCCAAGCGCGTGGAACTGACCGCGTATGAAGGCGTTCCGCACCTGATCACCCCAATCATCACCAACCCGAAGAAGGCCGCGGAGGCACTGCAGTGGGTGGTCCGCGAAATGGACACCCGCTACGACGACCTCGCAAACTTCGGCTTCAAGCACATCGACGACTTCAACAAGGCCGTCCGCAACGGCAAGGTGGTGCCCCCGGCCGGCTCCAAGCGGGTCATCCGGGCCTACCCGTACCTGCTCGTGATCGTGGACGAGCTCGCCGACCTGATGATGGTCGCCCCGCGGGACGTCGAAGACTCCATCGTGCGCATCACGCAGCTGGCCCGCGCCGCCGGCATCCACCTGGTGCTGGCCACCCAGCGGCCCTCCGTGGACGTGGTCACCGGCCTGATCAAGGCCAACGTTCCCTCCCGCATGGCCTTCGCCACCTCCTCGGTAACCGACTCCCGCGTGGTCCTGGACCAGCCCGGTGCCGAGAAGCTCCTGGGCCAGGGCGATGCCCTGTTCCTGCCGATGGGATCCAACAAACCCATCCGTGTGCAGGGGGCCTGGGTTACTGAGTCCGAGATCCACCGGGTCGTGGAGCATGTGAAGGGCCAGCTGCAGGCCGTCTACCGCGAAGACGTTGCGGTCACAGCACCGAAGAAGCAGATCGACGACGACATCGGAGACGACCTCGATGTCCTGCTCCAGGCAACCGAACTGGTGGTGACCACGCAGTTCGGGTCCACCTCCATGCTCCAGCGCAAGCTGCGCGTGGGCTTCGCGAAGGCCGGCCGGCTCATGGACCTGCTGGAATCCCGCGGCGTGGTGGGACCCTCCGAAGGGTCCAAGGCGCGCGACGTGCTCGTGAAGCCGGATGACCTGGCTGCCACCCTCGCTGCCATCAGCGGAGGCGACGCCCCGGCTCCGTCAGGAGGCGCCGGGGCCGCCGCGCTGGCGGACAACGCGAATGCCAACCACGGCTTCGACCCCACCGGACCGGTGGACCTGGTGGCCGCGGATCTGGACAGCCGTCCCCAGGTGGAGGATTACCACGATGACGCGGAGGATCCCGACGGATCCGAAGACGCGTGGAATCTCACGGGCCGGTGA
- a CDS encoding aggregation-promoting factor C-terminal-like domain-containing protein, whose amino-acid sequence MMHPAGRFSPLRLRSASLSALVLTGVLASAVLTAAPGSAADPYPSWEDIQQAKSSETAKAAEADKLEGLISDLREEAGTLGDAAVEAANRYNAASDALAASDKELASLAAQREEAAEHSTELKRQVAGLAAQTYKSGGAAMTLVLLDTEASADALHGADLMDRVSSRAGTLYAEAVASEKVAAGFGDQEQEARDAHAELAAEAEEALQEGRASAAAADKAIQDEEARKSVLLAQLADLHGSTAAAEEARLRGIAAEKAFKDQQAAAERAAAEEPVPAGQQPAGSPAGNAPSTGTEPPQAAPPAPAPVPAPAPAPAPAPAPAPAPAPAPAPVPPISPAPARPVDDPAGAQNYASGRMGAYGWDANEFRCLVVLWNHESGWLTSADNPYSDAYGIPQSLPGSNMSSHGSDWQTNYRTQINWGLDYVRSRYGTPCDAYGFWQRNNWY is encoded by the coding sequence ATGATGCATCCAGCAGGTCGATTCTCTCCGCTGCGTCTCCGATCGGCTTCGCTGTCTGCTCTCGTCCTCACCGGTGTACTTGCTTCAGCCGTACTCACGGCGGCGCCGGGCTCGGCGGCCGATCCCTACCCTTCCTGGGAGGACATCCAGCAGGCCAAGTCCTCTGAAACGGCCAAGGCGGCTGAAGCAGACAAGCTGGAGGGGCTGATCTCGGATCTGCGCGAGGAAGCCGGAACCTTGGGTGACGCCGCAGTGGAGGCCGCGAACCGCTACAACGCGGCCAGCGATGCTCTTGCCGCCAGCGACAAAGAGCTTGCATCACTTGCCGCCCAGCGGGAAGAGGCTGCGGAGCACTCGACGGAGCTGAAGCGCCAGGTCGCCGGGCTCGCAGCACAGACGTATAAGTCCGGCGGTGCAGCCATGACGCTGGTGCTCCTGGATACGGAGGCCTCGGCGGATGCGCTCCACGGCGCGGACCTCATGGACAGGGTCTCGTCTCGGGCCGGCACCCTGTATGCCGAGGCCGTGGCTTCGGAAAAAGTGGCTGCGGGATTCGGTGACCAGGAACAGGAAGCCAGGGACGCGCATGCCGAACTGGCGGCTGAGGCGGAGGAGGCCCTGCAGGAGGGCAGAGCCTCAGCTGCTGCGGCAGACAAGGCTATACAGGACGAAGAGGCTCGGAAATCCGTCCTGCTCGCACAACTGGCGGATCTGCACGGCAGCACCGCCGCGGCGGAGGAAGCCCGGCTGCGTGGAATAGCCGCCGAAAAGGCGTTCAAGGACCAGCAGGCCGCAGCGGAACGGGCGGCTGCAGAAGAGCCCGTACCGGCAGGTCAGCAGCCGGCGGGTTCGCCCGCCGGAAACGCACCATCGACCGGAACCGAACCGCCGCAAGCGGCACCCCCGGCTCCGGCACCTGTTCCAGCACCGGCACCGGCACCGGCACCGGCCCCGGCCCCGGCACCCGCTCCGGCCCCCGCACCTGCTCCGGTTCCGCCGATCTCGCCGGCACCGGCCCGGCCGGTCGATGATCCCGCCGGCGCACAGAACTACGCCTCGGGACGCATGGGGGCCTACGGCTGGGATGCCAACGAGTTCCGCTGCCTGGTGGTCCTCTGGAACCACGAATCCGGCTGGCTGACCAGCGCAGACAACCCCTACAGCGACGCGTACGGCATTCCGCAGTCCCTTCCGGGAAGCAACATGTCCAGCCACGGTTCCGACTGGCAGACCAATTACCGGACCCAGATCAACTGGGGGCTGGACTACGTCAGATCCCGCTACGGGACGCCCTGTGACGCCTACGGCTTCTGGCAGCGGAACAACTGGTACTAG